GATGCAGATCCCCGGCATCGGTCTGATCATCGCCACCGCGCTGGTCGGCTTCGTGGGGGATCTGCGCCGCTTCCCCTCCGCCCGTCACTTCGCCAGCTACCTGGGCCTCACCCCACGCGAGTATTCGAGCGGCCTGCGCCAAAGGCTCGGCCGCATCTCCAAACGCGGGGATTCCTACCTGCGCATGCTCATGATCCACGGCGCACGCTCGGTGCTGAGCCGTGCCCGCAGCGTTTCCAACCCGGACCGGCTGCGGACCTGGGCCCTGGCTCTGGAGAAGCGAGCGCACCACAACAAGGCCACCGTGGCGCTCGCCAACAAGATCGCCCGCATCGCCTGGGCCGTCTCGGTAGGGGACACCGACTATCGCTCGGTGCCTGCGCCAGATAAGGTCGCCTGACACTTCGCTTTGAAGAGGGAGAAGCTTGACGACGGCTCGCCACCACTGCGGATGCTGAGATCGAACTTGACGGCTGAACAGGTCGGACCGACGCGCGGACAAGCCGAGAACGACGCTGGCCTTCCAGGCCGCTTTCAACGATTGGCTGCCGTGCGTGCGGATTCCGTCATGGCCCGGAGCCCTCAGGGACTCCAACGTTCAGAGGCCGGAGATACGCTTGTAGTCCGCCCCTTCAGCCGAGCGAGACCAGAAACCAGCACACCCAGAGACAGCCAGCCGGGGAGGAACGCCTAACGACTAACGCTCAGGCTTGACTGGAGGAGTCCAGATACTGGTCGTTCGACAGGCTTTCGCTACCCTATCTCTGGAACGGAAAGCGCACGACAGATCTTTTTAGCCAGGTTGTTCGCGATCTCCGTGTGCCGGGGAATGGCCTCGACCTGTCCAGTTGTCGGGTTGCACCAGAGGGAGTGGCTCGCCCCTTCCCGCTTCAAATAGCACCCGTGCTGCCTGAGGTGGCGCAGCAGGTCGCCGCGCTTCACTTGACGGTGACCGTCTCCCGAATGGCATCTGGCGGAAGCCCACGAAGGCCGTCCTCGCGGCGGTCCTCGAGGATGAGGGAGATCGCGGCCGAGAGGCTGTCGAGGGCCTCCTGCTTGCTCTTGCCCTGCCCATTGGCCCCCGGGATCTCTGGAGAGTAAGCGATAAACCACTCTCCGTCACGCTCGAGGACCGCGGTGAACTCGTTCGCCATGCCCTCCTCCCGCTTCTCTAGTGTGCGCCTTTCCTATGGCGCTGTCGAACACTGGTTAGGCGGGCGAGGAGCGATCGGGGTTATGGTGCTGCCCCGAAGTATGCTTCGGGCTGAGAACAGCCAACTCGGGCAATTCGTGTTGATGCTTGCGAGCTGGATTGCGGGGTCCTTCGCGGGGGGGCTAGTCGCGGCACATCTCCCGAGGGGTCGTGACAAGAAGCAGGGACTCCTCGTTGGACTCGGGCGAAGGGGTGCATTGAGCACCTTCCCCCGGAGGGGTGGAGACTTTAGCCGCCTCCACCCCACCAAGAGGAGTCGCGACTACCAGGTGCAGCCGTAAGCTCCCATGGCGGTCTTCGCCGTGTCGAGCGCCATTTTGCACCCTGTGGCTAGTCCGGCTTTTCCTTGAGGAGTCGCCGCAGCCTGCTTCCAGGCCGCCTTGGTCTGATCCAAGGCCTGACGAACCGTCGCCCGACCCGTCTCCGGCACCTTGCCGTCGATGCAAGCCTGATACTTCTTAATGTAGTCGTCGCACTCCGGGACGCCGATGTCACCCGCCGCGGCGGCAGCGGAGGTGCCAGCGTTCGAGGCTGGGGCGGGCTTCGACTCACCGCCGCCGCAGCCGGCCAGAACGATCGCGCCGACGAACAGCGCGAGACCAGGAAGCTTCTTCATATTCCAGAATTCCTTTCTATTAACAGAGGTGGGGGCGCAGTATATGCCAAAACGAGTAACGCGTAAGGAAGAGCCCCCCGGATCGCGCGCAACGCTCTTGAGGAGAGCCGAGGCGGCCGAGGCTTGTGGGAGAGCGGTCAGGGTGATAACCTTTTTGTTTGTCGGTCACGGGAATTGGCGGCTGGAGCGAGGAGTGGCGCGGTGAAGAGGGAGCTCAGGAAGCAGATCAAGCAGGACGAGCTGGTAAGCGGCTTCGAGCACGGCCTGGCCTGGGTGAAGGCGCATTGGCCCGAAGTGCGGATCACGATTACCGTGCTCGCGGTGGTGGGGGCAGCCGCGGGAGCGCTGGCCTACTTCCAAAGCCACCGCACCCGGGAGGCGGAGCAGGCGTTCGCGGAGGCCTATGAGATCTTCCATACGCCGGTCGCCAAGGATCTGCCCGCGGGTGGGGAGCGGCCGACCGGGCCGACGTTCGGCAGCAAGGAGGAAAAATTCAAGCGGGCGGCTGCGGCCTTCGACGGGGTGGAGCGGCGCTTTGCCACCCTACCCGTGGCGGCTCGGGCGCGTTACTACGGAGCCCTCTGCCGCATGGAGCTGGGCAAGCTCGACGAGGCGGAAAAAGCCCTGAACGAGGCGGTGGCCGGCAAGCACGACCTGGAAGCGGCGCTCGCTCGGCTGGCTCTGGCCGATCTCTACTACCGCCGGGGTGACGTGGGGAAAGCTGTGGACGCCTACCGCCAGTTCGTGTCCGACGTCTCCGTGCCCTTCCCTCGGGACTACGCTCTCATGAGGTTGGGCAGCGTCCTCGAGGAAGCGAGGAAGCTGGCCGAGGCCGCCGCCTCCTACCGGCGGCTGACCGAGGAGTTCCCGACCAGCGCCTACGCCCAGGAAGCCCGCCGCCGCGTCGAGTACCTGCAGACCGTCGTGAAGGGTTGAGCATGAGATGAAAAAGCGGACGGCGTGGATTCTGGTCGCGGGCGTGGCCGCGGTCTCCATTGGGGCCGCGGCGGTAGGGGCGTTGGCCCTGCTGCTCCGAGGGTCGCACGGGCGTTCGCCGTTCGGGGGGGGCGAGAGTTACCTCGCTCTCAACCTCACGGGCGAGGTTCCGGAGATCCCCGCCTCCGAGTTCGGCAACTTCTTCGAGTCCTCCCCTCCCTCGCTGCGGGCGCTGGTGGAGAGCCTGGACCGGGCCGCCACCGATCCCAAGGTCAAGGCCGTGCTGCTGCGGGTGAGCGTCTTGCCTGACTCGGGCTGGGGCAAGGTGCAGGAGCTGCGGGACGCGATCCTGCGCTTCCGGAAGTCGGGCAAGCCTGCCTATGCCCACCTGGAGTTCTGCGGAAACAAGGAGTACTACCTGGCCACCGCCTGCAGCAAGGTCTACGCGGTACCGGGGGCTCTTCTGGACGTGTCCGGGCTGCGCGCGGAGGTGACGTTCCTCCGCAAGACCCTCGACAAGCTAGGGGTGCAAGCACAGTTCGAAGGGGTGGGGAAGTACAAGAACGCCCCCAACCAATTCACGGAGTCCAGCTTCACGGAGCCGCACCGCGAGCAGACGCAGGCCCTGCTGGACGGCCTCTTTGGGCAGTACCTCGCGGCCATTGCCGCGGCGCGGGGGAAGAGCGTAGCCGAGGTCAAAGCGGCCGTGGACGAGGGGCCCTACACGGCGGAGGACGCCCGGGCCGCCGGGTTGGTGGACGAGCTGCTCTACCAGGACGAGGTGGACGCCCGCTTGAAGCCCGCCGAGCGCGTGACCCCCGGCCGCTACGTCCGCTCCGCGCGGGGCTTCGGCTTCGATGGCCGGCCCAAGGTGGCCCTCGTCTATGCGGTGGGGGAGATCGTCAGCGGGGAGAGCCAGGCCAGCGGCCTCGGGGGCGAGTTTGCGGGTTCCGACACCGTCGCCCGGGCCATCCGCCAGGCCCGAACCGATCCCGCCATCCGCGCGATCGTGCTGCGCGTGGACAGCCCGGGCGGTTCCGGCACCGCGTCAGACGTCATCTGGCGCGAGATGGGGCTGGCCCGCAAGGCCAAGCCGGTGGTCGTGTCCATGGGGGATGTTGCCGCCTCCGGTGGGTACTACATTGGGATGGGGGGAGATGCGATCGTGGCCCAGCCCGGCACAATCACGGGCTCGATCGGGGTCTTTGGCGGCAAGTTCAGCCTCCGCGGGCTCTACGACAAGATCGGGGTGACCAAGGAGATCCTGACCCACGGCCGGAATGCCGCGCTCTTCAGCGAATACCGGCCGTGGAACGAGGAGGAGCGGGGCAAGGTGCGGAGTCTGATGGTGTCGTTCTACGAGACCTTCGTGACCAAGGCCGCCCAGGGTCGCCACAAGACTTACGAGGAAGTGGACCGCATTGCCCAGGGGCGGGTCTGGACGGGGGCGGAAGCGCTCAAGGTGGGTTTGGTGGACCACCTCGGCGGCCTGGACGTGGCCCTGGCCGTGGCCAAGGAGAGAGCCAAGCTCGGCAAAGACGAGGACGTGGCTTTGGTCGTGCTGCCCCAGCGCAAGAGCTTCTTCGAGGCCCTTATGGAGCGGCAGGAAGAGAATGTCGCGGAGAAAGTGCTGCCCGCGGACGTGCGCTCGGTCCTGCGCTGGATCTCCAGCCTCAACGGTACCGGGCCCATTGCTCGCCTCCCCTTCGAGTTGAGCGTTCGTTGAGGCGGGGATAGTCGGGAGTACCCGGTAGGGAGGCAAAACGTCTTTCTCGAGGACTCTCGCGCGGTGGGGAAGCCGCCTGGGTGCGTTTCACACCCCAACGGGTGTTCCCAGACTCTAAGAGCCGTGCTCTTGACGCAGGCGAGAGACCCAAGCCCGCTGCGTGGCCTCGTAGGTCTGACCGTAAACGCGGCGGAAGGCTTCGTTCACGTCCCCCGTCTCGCCCATGGCCCGCAAGAGGTCGTTCACTCCCCCCTGTCCCCGCTGTGCCTCTAGGTACTCCATGAACGAGAGGGCGCTCAGGTAGAAGCCGGCCACGCCCTGGATGCGGCCGTCGGCCAGGGCCGTGGCCTGCGCGGGCGTGAGCATGGAGCCCACGCGTTTGCCCTCCATGTACTGGGCCAGGCCCTCGTGGATCGGCGAGGGGGCCACCCCCCGGGATCGGTCGGCGATGAAAGCGTGGGTCAGCTCGTGGATGAGGGTGTTGTCCATGTCGGGGGTGAGGGAGGAGGTGAGCCCCCGGATGGGAATGCGGATCCGCCCGTCCAGATGGTTGTAGGCACCCCCCG
The window above is part of the Vicinamibacteria bacterium genome. Proteins encoded here:
- the sppA gene encoding signal peptide peptidase SppA, yielding MKKRTAWILVAGVAAVSIGAAAVGALALLLRGSHGRSPFGGGESYLALNLTGEVPEIPASEFGNFFESSPPSLRALVESLDRAATDPKVKAVLLRVSVLPDSGWGKVQELRDAILRFRKSGKPAYAHLEFCGNKEYYLATACSKVYAVPGALLDVSGLRAEVTFLRKTLDKLGVQAQFEGVGKYKNAPNQFTESSFTEPHREQTQALLDGLFGQYLAAIAAARGKSVAEVKAAVDEGPYTAEDARAAGLVDELLYQDEVDARLKPAERVTPGRYVRSARGFGFDGRPKVALVYAVGEIVSGESQASGLGGEFAGSDTVARAIRQARTDPAIRAIVLRVDSPGGSGTASDVIWREMGLARKAKPVVVSMGDVAASGGYYIGMGGDAIVAQPGTITGSIGVFGGKFSLRGLYDKIGVTKEILTHGRNAALFSEYRPWNEEERGKVRSLMVSFYETFVTKAAQGRHKTYEEVDRIAQGRVWTGAEALKVGLVDHLGGLDVALAVAKERAKLGKDEDVALVVLPQRKSFFEALMERQEENVAEKVLPADVRSVLRWISSLNGTGPIARLPFELSVR
- a CDS encoding type II toxin-antitoxin system HicA family toxin, producing the protein MKRGDLLRHLRQHGCYLKREGASHSLWCNPTTGQVEAIPRHTEIANNLAKKICRALSVPEIG
- a CDS encoding tetratricopeptide repeat protein is translated as MKRELRKQIKQDELVSGFEHGLAWVKAHWPEVRITITVLAVVGAAAGALAYFQSHRTREAEQAFAEAYEIFHTPVAKDLPAGGERPTGPTFGSKEEKFKRAAAAFDGVERRFATLPVAARARYYGALCRMELGKLDEAEKALNEAVAGKHDLEAALARLALADLYYRRGDVGKAVDAYRQFVSDVSVPFPRDYALMRLGSVLEEARKLAEAAASYRRLTEEFPTSAYAQEARRRVEYLQTVVKG
- a CDS encoding type II toxin-antitoxin system HicB family antitoxin, producing the protein MANEFTAVLERDGEWFIAYSPEIPGANGQGKSKQEALDSLSAAISLILEDRREDGLRGLPPDAIRETVTVK
- a CDS encoding IS110 family transposase; the encoded protein is MQIPGIGLIIATALVGFVGDLRRFPSARHFASYLGLTPREYSSGLRQRLGRISKRGDSYLRMLMIHGARSVLSRARSVSNPDRLRTWALALEKRAHHNKATVALANKIARIAWAVSVGDTDYRSVPAPDKVA